From Camelina sativa cultivar DH55 chromosome 20, Cs, whole genome shotgun sequence, the proteins below share one genomic window:
- the LOC104770342 gene encoding dolichyl-diphosphooligosaccharide--protein glycosyltransferase subunit STT3A isoform X2 has product MAALESPQPAATATAMRHAFGNVLSVLILVLIGVLAFSIRLFSVIKYESVIHEFDPYFNYRVTQFLSKNGIYEFWNWFDDRTWYPLGRVIGGTVYPGLTLTAGTIWWVLNSLNIPLSVETVCVFTAPVFSAFASWATYLLTKEVKGSGAGLAAAVLLAMVPSYISRSVAGSYDNEAVAIFALIFTFYLYIKTLNTGSLFYATLNALAYFYMVCSWGGYTFIINLIPMHVLLCIVTGRYSPRLYIAYAPLVVLGTLLAALVPVVGFNAVLTSEHFASFLVFIIIHVVALVYYIKGILTPKMFKVAVTLVVSIGMVVCFIVVAILVALVASSPTGGWSGRSLSLLDPTYASKYIPIIASVSEHQPPTWPSYFMDINVLAFLVPAGIIACFSPLSDSSSFVVLYIVMSVYFSGVMVRLMLVLAPAACIMSGIALSQAFDVFTGSIKYQLGGSSKSTDDAEDTSNAPKDDASAGKTDKGEEIVKERSSKKGKKKEREPADKPSVKSKAKKKALVLPLETSVVALLLLIMLGAFYVIHCVWAAAEAYSAPSIVLTSQSRDGLHVFDDFRESYAWLSHNTDVDDKVASWWDYGYQTTAMANRTVIVDNNTWNNTHIATVGTAMSSPEKAAWEIFNSLDVKYVLVVFGGLIGYPSDDINKFLWMVRIGGGVFPHIKEADYLTLNLNLVTY; this is encoded by the exons ATGGCGGCTCTAGAGAGCCCACAGCCGGCTGCAACGGCTACTGCGATGAGGCATGCTTTCGGCAACGTTCTCTCAGTTCTGATCCTCGTCCTCATTGGTGTCCTCGCTTTCTCGATCCGTCTCTTCTCT gttATAAAGTATGAAAGTGTGATTCATGAGTTTGATCCTTACTTCAATTATAGAGTCACTCAG ttcTTATCGAAGAATGGAATATACGAGTTCTGGAATTGGTTTGATGATCGGACCTG gTATCCTCTTGGCCGTGTGATTGGAGGAACTGTTTACCCTGGGTTGACGTTGACTGCTGGAACCATCTGGTG GGTCTTAAATTCACTAAACATTCCTCTATCAGTAGAGACTGTTTGTGTCTTCACTGCACCTGTATTCTCAGCTTTCGCATCCTGGGCAACTTACCTTTTGACCaag GAAGTTAAAGGCTCCGGGGCAGGACTAGCAGCTGCTGTTCTTTTGGCCATG GTTCCCTCATATATATCCCGATCTGTAGCTGGAAGCTATGACAATGAAGCTGTTGCCATTTTTGCTTTGATCTTCACTTTCTATCTTTACATTAAG ACATTAAATACAGGTTCCTTGTTTTATGCCACCCTGAATGCCCTTGCATACTTTTACATG GTATGTTCATGGGGAGGTTACACCTTCATTATCAACCTGATACCAATGCACGTGCTTTTGTGCATTGTAACTGGCCGATACTCTCCTCGACTGTACATTGCCTATGCTCCGTTG GTTGTGTTAGGCACGCTGTTAGCTGCATTGGTGCCTGTTGTTGGTTTCAATGCCGTTTTGACTTCTGAACATTTTGCCTCGTTTTTG gtcttcatcatcatccacgtTGTCGCTCTCGTATACTACATCAAAGGCATTCTTACTCCTAAAATGTTCAAAGTTGCTGTGACACTTGTTGTGTCTATCGGCAT GGTTGTGTGTTTCATAGTTGTGGCAATCCTTGTGGCATTGGTGGCTTCAAGTCCAACAGGAGGATGGAGTGGTAGGAGTTTGAGTCTACTTGATCC AACTTATGCAAGCAAGTATATTCCAATTATTGCAAGTGTCAGTGAACATCAACCTCCAACTTGGCCGTCTTATTTCATGGATATCAATGTTTTGGCTTTCTTGGTCCCTGCCGGCATCATT GCGTGCTTTTCGCCTTTATCTGATTCCAGCTCTTTTGTGGTCCTTTACATTGTAATGTCTGTATACTTTTCTGGAGTTATG GTTCGTCTTATGCTCGTGCTCGCTCCAGCAGCATGCATCATGTCTGGGATTGCACTCTCTCAAGCTTTTGATGTTTTCACGGGTTCCATCAAATACCAGTTAGGTGGATCGTCTAAATCCACAGATGAT GCAGAGGATACGAGCAATGCCCCAAAAGATGATGCTTCTGCTGGTAAGACTGACAAGGGTGAAGAAATTGTAAAAGAGCGGTCCTCTAAAAAGGGcaagaaaaaagagagggaaCCTGCTGATAAACCTTCTGTTAAGTCCAAGGCTAAGAAGAAGGCTCTTGTTTTGCCACTTGAAACCTCTGTTGTTGCGCTTCTTCTCCTTATAATGTTGGGTGCTTTCTATGTG ATTCATTGTGTCTGGGCTGCTGCAGAAGCATACTCAGCTCCATCAATAGTATTGACATCTCAATCACGCGATGGCCTACACGTCTTCGATGATTTTAGAGAATCTTATGCATGGTTAAGCCATAATACTGATGTGGATGATAAA GTGGCATCATGGTGGGACTATGGTTATCAGACGACAGCTATGGCTAATAGAACTGTTATTGTTGACAACAATACCTGGAATAATACTCACATTGCAACTGTTGGCACTGCAATGTCATCTCCAGAAAAGGCGGCGTGGGAAATTTTCAACTCCTTGGATGTGAAATATGTTCTTGTCGTCTTTGGGG GTCTTATTGGTTACCCAAGTGATGACATTAACAAGTTTCTGTGGATGGTTCGTATTGGAGGCGGTGTCTTTCCTCATATAAAGGAAGCTGATTATCTG ACTTTGAATCTGAACCTGGTTACCTATTAA
- the LOC104770341 gene encoding protein phosphatase 1 regulatory subunit 7 has protein sequence MEIEHLHNLQILELGSNRLRVMENLENFTILEELWLGRNRIKVVNLCGLRCIKKISLQSNRLTSMKGFEDCVALEELYLSHNGISKMEGLSALVNLRVLDVSNNKLTSVDDIQNLTKLEDLWLNDNQIESLEAITEAVTGSKEKLTTIYLENNPCAKSSDYVAVVRQIFPNVEQIDSNLFA, from the exons ATGGAGATTGAACACTTGCACAACTTGCAGATTCTTGAATTGGGGTCTAATAGATTGCGG GTAATGGAAAATTTGGAAAACTTCACAATTTTAGAAGAACTATGGCTTGGACGAAACCGTATCAAAGTTGTCAACCTGTGTGGGCTCAGATGCATTAAAAAGATTAGCTTGCAGAGCAATAGATTGACCTCTATGAAAGGATTCGAG GATTGTGTTGCTCTTGAAGAGTTATATTTGAGTCATAATGGTATCTCAAAAATGGAAGGCTTGAGTGCATTGGTCAACCTACGGGTATTGGATGTGTCGAACAACAAGCTTACATCAGTTGATGATATTCAGAACCTCACAAA GTTGGAAGATTTATGGCTTAATGATAACCAGATAGAATCACTTGAAGCAATCACAGAAGCTGTTACAGGATCTAAAGAGAAGCTTACCACTATCTACCTCGAGAATAACCCTTGT GCCAAGTCTTCGGATTATGTTGCTGTGGTCAGACAAATCTTTCCAAATGTGGAGCAAATAGATTCTAACTTGTTTGCTTAA
- the LOC104770342 gene encoding dolichyl-diphosphooligosaccharide--protein glycosyltransferase subunit STT3A isoform X1, which translates to MAALESPQPAATATAMRHAFGNVLSVLILVLIGVLAFSIRLFSVIKYESVIHEFDPYFNYRVTQFLSKNGIYEFWNWFDDRTWYPLGRVIGGTVYPGLTLTAGTIWWVLNSLNIPLSVETVCVFTAPVFSAFASWATYLLTKEVKGSGAGLAAAVLLAMVPSYISRSVAGSYDNEAVAIFALIFTFYLYIKTLNTGSLFYATLNALAYFYMVCSWGGYTFIINLIPMHVLLCIVTGRYSPRLYIAYAPLVVLGTLLAALVPVVGFNAVLTSEHFASFLVFIIIHVVALVYYIKGILTPKMFKVAVTLVVSIGMVVCFIVVAILVALVASSPTGGWSGRSLSLLDPTYASKYIPIIASVSEHQPPTWPSYFMDINVLAFLVPAGIIACFSPLSDSSSFVVLYIVMSVYFSGVMVRLMLVLAPAACIMSGIALSQAFDVFTGSIKYQLGGSSKSTDDAEDTSNAPKDDASAGKTDKGEEIVKERSSKKGKKKEREPADKPSVKSKAKKKALVLPLETSVVALLLLIMLGAFYVIHCVWAAAEAYSAPSIVLTSQSRDGLHVFDDFRESYAWLSHNTDVDDKVASWWDYGYQTTAMANRTVIVDNNTWNNTHIATVGTAMSSPEKAAWEIFNSLDVKYVLVVFGGLIGYPSDDINKFLWMVRIGGGVFPHIKEADYLRDGQYRIDSEATPTMLNCLMYKLSYYRFVETDGKAYDRVRRTEIGKKHFKLTHFEEVFTSHHWMVRIYKLKPAKNRIRGRAKKLKSKTTSSGWSSKSAKKNPWV; encoded by the exons ATGGCGGCTCTAGAGAGCCCACAGCCGGCTGCAACGGCTACTGCGATGAGGCATGCTTTCGGCAACGTTCTCTCAGTTCTGATCCTCGTCCTCATTGGTGTCCTCGCTTTCTCGATCCGTCTCTTCTCT gttATAAAGTATGAAAGTGTGATTCATGAGTTTGATCCTTACTTCAATTATAGAGTCACTCAG ttcTTATCGAAGAATGGAATATACGAGTTCTGGAATTGGTTTGATGATCGGACCTG gTATCCTCTTGGCCGTGTGATTGGAGGAACTGTTTACCCTGGGTTGACGTTGACTGCTGGAACCATCTGGTG GGTCTTAAATTCACTAAACATTCCTCTATCAGTAGAGACTGTTTGTGTCTTCACTGCACCTGTATTCTCAGCTTTCGCATCCTGGGCAACTTACCTTTTGACCaag GAAGTTAAAGGCTCCGGGGCAGGACTAGCAGCTGCTGTTCTTTTGGCCATG GTTCCCTCATATATATCCCGATCTGTAGCTGGAAGCTATGACAATGAAGCTGTTGCCATTTTTGCTTTGATCTTCACTTTCTATCTTTACATTAAG ACATTAAATACAGGTTCCTTGTTTTATGCCACCCTGAATGCCCTTGCATACTTTTACATG GTATGTTCATGGGGAGGTTACACCTTCATTATCAACCTGATACCAATGCACGTGCTTTTGTGCATTGTAACTGGCCGATACTCTCCTCGACTGTACATTGCCTATGCTCCGTTG GTTGTGTTAGGCACGCTGTTAGCTGCATTGGTGCCTGTTGTTGGTTTCAATGCCGTTTTGACTTCTGAACATTTTGCCTCGTTTTTG gtcttcatcatcatccacgtTGTCGCTCTCGTATACTACATCAAAGGCATTCTTACTCCTAAAATGTTCAAAGTTGCTGTGACACTTGTTGTGTCTATCGGCAT GGTTGTGTGTTTCATAGTTGTGGCAATCCTTGTGGCATTGGTGGCTTCAAGTCCAACAGGAGGATGGAGTGGTAGGAGTTTGAGTCTACTTGATCC AACTTATGCAAGCAAGTATATTCCAATTATTGCAAGTGTCAGTGAACATCAACCTCCAACTTGGCCGTCTTATTTCATGGATATCAATGTTTTGGCTTTCTTGGTCCCTGCCGGCATCATT GCGTGCTTTTCGCCTTTATCTGATTCCAGCTCTTTTGTGGTCCTTTACATTGTAATGTCTGTATACTTTTCTGGAGTTATG GTTCGTCTTATGCTCGTGCTCGCTCCAGCAGCATGCATCATGTCTGGGATTGCACTCTCTCAAGCTTTTGATGTTTTCACGGGTTCCATCAAATACCAGTTAGGTGGATCGTCTAAATCCACAGATGAT GCAGAGGATACGAGCAATGCCCCAAAAGATGATGCTTCTGCTGGTAAGACTGACAAGGGTGAAGAAATTGTAAAAGAGCGGTCCTCTAAAAAGGGcaagaaaaaagagagggaaCCTGCTGATAAACCTTCTGTTAAGTCCAAGGCTAAGAAGAAGGCTCTTGTTTTGCCACTTGAAACCTCTGTTGTTGCGCTTCTTCTCCTTATAATGTTGGGTGCTTTCTATGTG ATTCATTGTGTCTGGGCTGCTGCAGAAGCATACTCAGCTCCATCAATAGTATTGACATCTCAATCACGCGATGGCCTACACGTCTTCGATGATTTTAGAGAATCTTATGCATGGTTAAGCCATAATACTGATGTGGATGATAAA GTGGCATCATGGTGGGACTATGGTTATCAGACGACAGCTATGGCTAATAGAACTGTTATTGTTGACAACAATACCTGGAATAATACTCACATTGCAACTGTTGGCACTGCAATGTCATCTCCAGAAAAGGCGGCGTGGGAAATTTTCAACTCCTTGGATGTGAAATATGTTCTTGTCGTCTTTGGGG GTCTTATTGGTTACCCAAGTGATGACATTAACAAGTTTCTGTGGATGGTTCGTATTGGAGGCGGTGTCTTTCCTCATATAAAGGAAGCTGATTATCTG AGAGATGGCCAATACCGGATTGATTCTGAGGCCACTCCAACAATGTTGAACTGCCTTATGTACAAGCTCTCTTACTACAG
- the LOC104770340 gene encoding protein phosphatase 1 regulatory subunit pprA-like, whose product MNSEKEEEPLVEIDDSSNVLDLTSYQLHSLDTVELPTTLIELDLTANRLSGLDSRIAQLSALKKLSLRQNLIDDSGVEPLSRWDALSDLEELVLRDNKLEKVPEISIFSKLLVFDISFNEITSLEGLSKATTSLKELYVSKNEVNKIMEIEHLHNLQILELGSNRLRVMENLENFTILEELWLGRNRIKVVNLCGLRCIKKISLQSNRLTSMKGFEDCVALEELYLSHNGISKMEGLSALVNLRVLDVSNNKLTSVDDIQNLTKLEDLWLNDNQIESLEAITEAVTGSKEKLTTIYLENNPCAKSSDYVAVVRQIFPNVEQIDSNLFA is encoded by the exons ATGAACAGTgagaaggaggaggaaccaTTGGTAGAGATCGATGATTCGAGTAATGTTCTCGATCTCACTAGCTATCAGCTCCACAGTCTCGATACGGTCGAGTTGCCTACGACCCTGATTGAGCTAGACCTTACGGCGAACCGTTTGTCGGGATTAGACTCGAGGATCGCTCAGCTCTCCGCGCTCAAGAAGCTCTCTCTTCGCCAAAACCTAATCGATGATTCCGGAGTCGAGCCTTTGTCTCGCTGGGACGCCTTGTCCGATCTCGAG GAGCTAGTTCTCAGAGATAACAAGCTCGAAAAAGTACCAGAGATCAGCATATTCTCAaagcttttggtttttgatataTCTTTCAATGAGATCACTTCGTTGGAAGGATTATCCAAGGCCACTACCTCACTGAAGGAACTCTATGTGTCTAAAAATGAAGTTAACAAGATTATGGAGATTGAACACTTGCACAACTTGCAGATTCTTGAATTGGGGTCTAATAGATTGCGG GTAATGGAAAATTTGGAAAACTTCACAATTTTAGAAGAACTATGGCTCGGAAGAAACCGTATCAAAGTTGTCAACCTGTGTGGGCTCAGATGCATTAAAAAGATTAGCTTGCAGAGCAATAGATTGACCTCTATGAAAGGATTCGAG GATTGTGTTGCTCTTGAAGAGTTATATTTGAGTCATAATGGTATCTCAAAAATGGAAGGCTTGAGTGCATTGGTCAACCTACGGGTATTGGATGTGTCGAACAACAAGCTTACATCAGTTGATGATATTCAGAACCTCACAAA GTTGGAAGATTTATGGCTTAATGATAACCAGATAGAATCACTTGAAGCAATCACAGAAGCTGTTACAGGATCTAAAGAGAAGCTTACCACTATCTACCTCGAGAATAACCCTTGT GCCAAGTCTTCGGATTATGTTGCTGTGGTCAGACAAATCTTTCCAAATGTGGAGCAAATAGATTCTAACTTGTTTGCTTAA